The DNA window CCACTGCACTCCTAAGCACGAACCTTGAGATATTTTTCCAGCATCTTCACTATGTGTCTGTTGTTCAAAACACTCTTAGCCACATGGAGACTGGTCTTCTTGAACTGTTCAGCAGCCAACTGCAAATGGAACCAAAGGAGAACTTTTACACATGGTGTACACAGAGGGGGACAAGAAACACTAGCCAGGCTCCCCTGAGTTGCCCTGGGGTCAGCCCGAGACAGGACGAGGactaccatctctctctctctctctttttttttttaaattttttaatttattttttatttttaaaaaagattttatttatttatttgtcagagagagagagagtgagagagcaagcacaggcagacagaatggcagacagaggcaaagggagaagcaggctccccgcccagcaaggagcccgacgtgggactcgatcccaggaagccgggatcatgaccagagctgaaggcagctgcttaaccaactgagccacccaggcgtccctatcatCTCTCTTCACTATGGCAAGTCCTCTGATGCCAGACTCCAGTAATGAGAGAAAGGTGGCCCTGGAGGGATAGTGGAACTGAGAACATGAGGCAATGCAGAAAAGTCTGATGAAAGATAAGAGCACAAGGACACCACAGACATCCAGGCCCCCTGTGCATGAGCAAGGACAGAATGAGGACACCTGCAGACAGACAGCTGCTGTGTGGGCTCGGTGTAGCAGAAgggcaaatttttcttttcagttttctgagtttCAGTGACAAATTCAGCCACGGAAGTAGGAATGCTGCAACTATTTGGCTGTTTTAGAGCTCGACACATTCAAATGATAACCCCTTGTTGGTACGATGCTCTCTGGATGATCTTTCATAAACTAGCAGATTCTAAGGCAGGAGTAAGGACAGGCCTTAAACCAGGGCTCAGCAAGCCAGAGGCTATGGGCCAAATGTGGCCACGCCCATGCTTTACATCTGGATTCTGCTGCTTCTGCCTACTAGCAGCAGCTGTGAGGTGGTAGAGACCCTGGGGCCTGCAAAGCCAAAGTCTGTGATTTGACTCtttatgaaaacaacaacaacaacaaaacaactaaaaccgggctcctgggtggctaagttggttaagtgactgccttcagctcaggtcatgatcccagggtcctgggatcgagccccacatcgggctctctgctcagcaggaagcctgctttctcctctctctctgtctgcctctctgcctacttgtgatctctgtctgtcaaataaataagtaaaatcttaaaaaaaacaaaaacaaaaccacacacacacaaaaaacccctGGTAATACCAAGCTACACATTTAGTCTTGGGCCCCATCAGCTAAGTAGGACCAAGTCAGTTCTTAACTATGGGTCCCCTCAAGCCACTGTGCTGTGGACAGCCCTCGGCCTCTGCTCCCAGGAAACCCAGTTTGTCAGCAACTGGGAAACGCACTTGTGTGGTTTAAAAGGAACATTCTTAACCAGGAGAATTTCAGCTACTCTAAGTCAACCCTAACCAACACGTTTTTTTCACAATTTAGTAGAAACTGGAATGCCTCTTAGGAGCACTGAAGAAATCACAGACTCAGCGGACTCCATCAAGACCGCCTGAAGATGCCAGCATTCCCTTCAAGACACAGAAGGCTCTGTGCCCCACCGCTGGCGGCCTGTAAGTCCCAACCTGGCCCGGCCCGGGGAGGGGACTCACCCTGCGGTTGTGATTGTGGTCCACCGAGTGCAGGTGCCGCTGGAGGAGCTGATGCTGCGCAGGGATCAGCATGTCACAAGCCAGGCAGTGAGCGGCCTCTATCTTCTTGAAAAAGTGCTCCTGGCCAATCCCTGTTGATAGAACCCAAGTCTGGTACCATCTGGGACAGCTGGCAAGTGATgctcttctcctgcccccagaAGGGCCCCCATATACTCCCAGCAGTCCCAAAGGACCAGGTTAGGACAGCATCTGTGGGGCCATCACCGTCCTCCAGCATGGGTGTGTGGACAGAAGCCCTTCTATACCTGGGGATCTTCAACATTTTTCATCCTTctcgtcatttttttttttttttccacaagaagaaggaaaaaacaccAGAGGGCTTCCTATCAGTCCAATAAGCTGCCAGCAGCCATGTGACATTCATCAGGCCATGCTCACAAGGCTCTTTCCATCGCCGAGTGTCCCACCCGAGGGTCCTCCCGTCACACTCTCAGCAGCCCTGCGCTGGGCCGGCTCTGCTATGCCTCATGTCTAAGCAGCACATGGAATGGTGCGCCCCAGCATCACAACTCACCTTTGAAAGGATCTGGTTTGGGTTTTGTGCTTTCTTTGTCCATTAACTCCTGACGCCGCTTCTCAATCTTCTTGTTCCTGTTTACGATGTACTCCTAGAGGAGATGTCACCGAATGAAAAGAGGGCAGCATGGTGTGTGTGCCTCTCCCAGCTACACCAGAGGCAGTCCACCAAGGTGGCTACCAAGCCCCCGGCAGAGGACAGCTCTGTCTCAGCTACCCCACAGATGGGAACTACAATGGCTGGAGTGCTTAGCTGTCCCTCAGACTTGGAACTTGTCTGCTGCTATTCTGAAATGTCCAGGCCTCttatttcccttccctctcccttctctgtgagGGATCAATTTCTGGAGGACCATCAGGAAACCGCGATTGAGGTCAAGTGTGCTTTACCTGGAGGAACTCCACCGTCTTGTCAGGGAGTTTGGTACTGATAAACCTCAGTGTCTCTTTGTGAAATTTGCTTTGCAGATGCTTCTGgatttcttcatcttcaaagctaCGAAACTTGCACACAGAGCAGGCAAACTGAATCctggagaaaagatgaaaagaatgatGACCAAACAATCATCAGCTCATCTTTGGTCAGAATGGAAATGGAAACGGGGAAGCAATTTGCCAAGACTTTTGACGTTGTGTGGGGCGCCAGAGTAGCAGACGCCCCAGGTCTCCCTATCCTGAGAATGGGGGTGCAATCCTGCAAGCGTTTTAGGAAAATGATTCATGCACCACACCCGTCTTTTTGGCCCAAGGGCCCATAAGAGAAGACACTAAGGTGGAGACTTTCCAAACTGTGGACTCCCTGAAGGCCCCAGACCACTGCTTGGGGAGGAGCGGATGCGGGTGTAGTACCTAACTCTAACTTCTTCCTGCGCCACCAGGATAGTGCATGGGAACCTCATTTTAGTGTGAGGGAGAAATTCCTGAAGACCTTCCACGATTTAAAACTCACAAAACCAAGAACAATTTTCCCCTGGGACTTAACATTAAGACCTATCATTATCAAAATCTACAGCTAAAAACCATAATCTTTGTTGTATACTTTAAACCTCACAAATGTAGTCATATTATAAAGAGAACAGCCAACAAAGCCCTATGTCCTCACAGTAGAGGCGCTGCTTCCCTCTGCTATGCTCAGGCAGCTTTGGTGTATCTGGGTTAATAGCATAAGCCCTGTGGCACTCAGGATTCCACATCTACCAACTCAGACTTCTGCCAGCTCCCAATGCCTGGCTTCTGACCTCCGAACAAGGCACAAGACACCTGGTTTTGCATATATACTCTCGACagaggagtgatttttttttttctttccctaaaggttttatttgtttatttgagagacagaaagtgagcaACAGAGacaacacaagctgggggagagacagaggaggggagaccgatttggggcttgatcccaggactctgggatcacaacttgagctgaaggcaagggagatgctcaagtgactgagccactcaggcacgcCCCTCAATaagaggaatgaaggaaaaagcTCTAGGGCCCTATGAGTACGAACAGGTATCAGGAAGCTATCAAAGAAGTGTGGGGTTCCTGCTTCAGCTTTACCACCCCTGTAACAATTTCTCCAAGTCTCTTTGAGGACCTTCTGTCCCTAGGGTGGAGTCTAAAGATTCCTTCTGAAAAAGTCATCTCAGTTCTCTTAAGGCATGAAAATAATATGACCTAGTCATCATGTATTCATctatctgaaaacaaaaattttgatgaatttctgtTTAACACTCAGAAGATCCTACCTTCTAGTTCCCAGCTTTCTTGCTCTACTGttggctcttttttaaaaacttaaaaaaaaaaaaaaaaaatgtatttacttgacagagagagagacatcacaagtaggcagagaggcagcagagaggggaggggggagttccctgctgagcagaacgcccagatgtggggctcaatcccaggaccctgagatcatgacctgagctgaagacagaaggttaaccgtctgagccacccaggcaccccaactgttGGCTCTTTTGCTAaagtttcttttgcatttatttgcaCAGAAAAAGCACCACCCCATTTGAGCATTAAGGGCAAGGATCCCCCCTTACGACAGAAGGAGAGCCTGTGTGTAGAAAAACCACACGTGGTCAAGGCCTGAGCAACCAAGGGCTCCCGTGGCCACCAGTAGTTTACATCTCTAGTCAGTAGTCACCTGATcactggagagacagagaggcacaTGGTGTGGTCACCCCAACACCCTTCGCacttttgtaattctttttctgtttagagACAAAATCTGTAAGATACTATCCTTGCATACGTAACTGCCATGTTGAACTCTGGAGGTGGTCTGGATTTGGATAAGACACCCAAAGCACCTTCTCAGCAGTTCTGCTGAATGAAGTTCACCTCTCCGGAGTGACACACACAAACCAGGGGCAAGGAAACTCgcgggaggggagcagagagcaagagagcccCCTGCTGGATACATGCGGGCCACAGAGACCCACTGGCAAGAACAGAATGCCATCTGTTTCCCCAGTTTTGTCTCCTCTCCACCTGACTCGGATTTCCTGACAGGCTCCAGAGGCAGATCAAACCGAGCTGCTCCTGCATTGTGGAGTGAAGACAGATGGGCTCCGGAGAACCCTGCCAGTGCTCAGCTTCCGGCCAACCTCCCACGTTGCCTGCCTCCTCACCTGTCGGCCGCTCGGTCTCGCATCCGGTCTCtcctcctttgcttttctcttctcttctttactTCATCATCCTCATCGTCCTTCTCTCCTGCAACAGATAACTTCCTTCGAGATGCCCTGAGGAGCCCACAGAGGAGCTGAGCACCAGGGccttgatgggggtggggggccacaGTATGGCCACTACGCCCCCGTACCCGCCGCTGCCTCCACACAGGGCAGGGTCAGGACACCCTGAGGCACCAATAGTCTGTCAAAGGCTCCCAACAGGGATGTGCCTTTGATGAGAACCCTTGGGAGTTCCCAGGGAGTCATCTTACTTCCCCCCCATGGCCTGATAAGGCTGGGATGGGCCAGAGACCCAGTCCGCCCATCCCACTCACACTGTGGCCCACCTGCTCTCTTGTCCTTTCCTATCCTGCTTTTCCGATCCAGTGCCCTACCATTGGGTCTTCTCCCAAAGTCacttaaggagagagagaagcagttctTCCCAGATAAAGAGGCAGCAGCTGGAAGGCCTCAGAAAATAAAGCAAGCCACTCTACCGCCCTCCGTCCCACCTCTGGGTGGACCATGACGACTGTCCCGTCAGGCTCTTCTGAACTAGGGCCTCAGCAGGTCTGACAGTCCTTGCTGGCCCAAACTCTATCTTCCACTCACAAAAACAGTCCATCTAGGGCCTTCCCAGGGCTACGAGGGAAGCAGTCCTAGAAACAAAAGTGGGAAGAGACCAACTGGTCCTCCGTCGTCCCCTGGGGCCAGCGCAGGAGCTCCTCCGAGAGCTGTGCAGCCCAGCGTCCCAGCgtcaggccaggccaggccaggccaggccactgTGGCTCAGGGCCAGGGCCAGACACTAAGGAAAGGTTGGATAAGCATCTGAACTGTAACCCCTACCCCTGATGCCAGTCACGAGACTGTCCCACGAAGATGGCGACCGGCGTGCGCTGCTCAGAAGCCTCTCAAAAGGGCGTGTGGGGTTTTTGGCAAGAGGTCACTGCCTGAAACTATTACTGCTGTTTAATAGCAAAGTCATCCCGGGTAGGCAGCAGGACCTGCGCGCAATAAACATGTCACCTTTGCTTTAGCATCTGCCCTGCTGCACGAGCTGCTAAATGCTGTGTGGTCCCAAGCTACAGGCATAACTGCTTCAGGACTGAGGCGGGAGGACCTCAGCAGGGTGGCTCGGCCTGAACACACAGGAGGAGGATCTAAGCCAGGGGCCTGCAGACTGACGGGAGCAGAGCCACAAAGGAGGCAGCCTGTCATTCTTGGGGAAAAACAGCTACGGACAGACCCTTGggaacaggaaaagaaacaagtggTTTCTGGGTAAGCTCAAGGCCACATAGTCTCAGGCTGCTTCTCCATGGCCCGTCAAAAAGGTTTAACTTTGCTCTGCTCTTGCCACTTATTTTGGACTTGCAGGTGCCCCGCAAGGGCACTGGTgagccctgctgagcaaggacaaTCTCTGGAGGATCCTGGGCTTGGGTGTACCTGACaggtctcccctccctcctcccccagctcccaacCGGGGCAGGTGTCTAAACTCTGTCCTGCACAGCAGGATGACTGCTGCTGCTGGCATCCCCACCACAGAAGCTGAGGGCACAAGCCTGGGCTGGCAGCCGAGAAActatgaggaaagaaagaagcccaGGAAAAGACAGTAGAGGGATCTGCACTGGCCAATAAGTAACACAGAAGATGGGCTGGAGAGcgcctttctttcatttctgagaCTCTCCCTTCCCTACCACCGCAAGCTGTTGTAGACACTCAGAAATGAGGTgttcccccagccccccgccacAGCCTCCCATGAAGTGAGGCAAACAGATTTGTTTCCAACAAGTGCTCTTCTAAGCACTGGAGTAGGGCCTCACGGTGAGCGCCATGGCCAAGGCCCACCCAGTGGCCATGGCCTCTCTTCTGCCCTGAGCCACCAGTCCCTGCATCCAGGCCCCAGGCTTGCTCAGAAGGCCAGCCCGGCCTGAGCTGAGCAGACAAAGGAAAGCTCAGAGGGACACCAAGCaatgcctacctctctgcctcccgGGGTCGAAGAATTCATCCTCCTGAAAAAGGGAACACACAAAGTCGGACTATGAGGTGGAGTTTCCGTAACTTTCTACAACCGACCTAGCACCCTGCCACTACCTGGTCACAGTGTGTCAGGACAAGtcccagggcagtgggagaggctgAGCGTGTTCTGTCACTGCTCCTGGTTGCCTTCTGAGATTCTGCAATGACCAGCTGCTTTTCTAGTAAAGTCACTGGctcttttctggttctttctacGGCTAAAGAACTGCCCTTGGTAATTGTGTGCCTGCGCAGTTCTGCACGTGGGAGTGCCAAGAGCCCATCCATCAGCTCTATGTCATGAAACCCTGACTGACAGGATGCTAACTCCAGCAAGCTTTACCGAAAAAGGGCTTTACCATGTTCCCTAGCCTTCTGTTCATATTTACCAAAGGCTGTAACAAACCAGGTGTGGATTAAAAATGATGCATCTGTAACTGAAAATCGAAACATTGCCCATTTCTTAGACATTCAGCTCAAGATTAAATAAAAGTCACCAGCAGAGACACAGAGATTCCCAGACTCAAGATCTAAGCAAACCAATTAGGGAGTAAGACAcgcccccccccagccccaatCTGACCATCAGAAGCACTTGGTCGAAGCCTTCACACATCCAGGTCTCCAGGCTACCCCCAGACATGGATTAGAGTTTGCAGGGGTAGCAAAGGCTCACCACCTAGGTGCTCGTGTGTGGTCATGGCTCAGGGGTGGCCTTTAATGCCTATCTCCTGTGACTGGCTTTAAGGGCTGATGACAAGGAGGCAGCTGAGCACCAGCACAGGGGTGGCAGGACACGAGTTTGAAAGTCTCGGCCCGCGTGTGGCTATGCAAATCACTGACGATACAGGAATGGCCGGGGTTTTTTCCAAGAAGGAAGGATTGTCATGAGTGCAAAACTCTTAGAAATCTAGCTGCAAGTCAGACTATTAAATCCACTCACAAAGCAATCAAGTCTACCACAGAAGCTGTTCCTGCCTCTTTGGGAGAAAAAGgctaagtaaagaaaaaatcccacactagagaaataaaaaagggtGACCAGTGAAGATGGACTTACACCCCTGAATTCTTCATCTCCTGACCGGAAGTCAGCAGCTCCATCATCTACCAGacacaaaggagagagaaagtcagCCCCTTGGGAGTTGGTCCACTCCTTGTTTCACCCTCCTAGGCTCACTGTCCAGAGTGACCATGCTTGTGCTAACTGCAGTGGGGGCCACGGGAGACTGGGTGACACGCACCACCCTCGAGTTCAACACATGTCCACTATATGTACGGGCGGGCAGGTAGAGTACTGAGCAGGAAACAGATTCATCCCACACCCCCCGGGGCCTACCGTTTTCAGAAAAATCTCCTTCGCTATCAGCCCGGGCCAGTTTGGCATCTGGCTCATCGTAGATCTGGAACTGCTTCCGTTTTCTGCCCATGCTGTCTGGGCCACAGCGGTCAAACCCTCTCCGCCTGGGCTACAGACACAAGCACATCTGATGTACCGCTTACCGGGACCATTAAGATACCCCAGAGAAACGAAGAACGGAGAGGTTATAACatcagagaagaggcagaaaagatATTTCCAGAAAACAAAGGGAGAAGACATAGTTGAGCCATGCCCCCATCCCCAATTTCATGCCACGCAGAAGTcagacacagaaggccacatGTTATGACTGCATTCACATGAAAGCTTGGGAGAAATGACTCTACAAAGATAGAAAGCAAATTAGTGCTTGCCAAGGCTGGAGGCGaggatggggagtgactgctaatggcaGAGGTTTGCATCTTTCCCAGCGGAtggaaatgttataaaattagaTGCTGGTGAAGGCTGCACAATTCTGTACGTTTTACTAAAACCTGATCATGCACTTAAAAATGGGTGAATCTTACAGGACACAAATTTGCCTCTACCTAGCTGTTTGAAAGGCAGATTAGAACTTCCTGAGGGCTTACCCGATCCCTCATCCGGGTCTGTGACCGGCCACATCCGTAGGACACCGAGTTGTCATAACCGCCGGCCCCCTGCATGCCCATTACACCGAAGTCAGGGGCCACGGACTGGGAGAACAGGGAAGGCGGTGgccggctgggggaggggcctcccaGGCCCCGCCCACCCACATAGTTCAGTTCTGTCCAGGGAGCAGACAAAGGCTCTGAGGGGGCTGCCGGCGGCATGAAAGGGTCGCTGCGCATGAAGGTGCTGGGGTTGCTCCGGTCCTGGAAgcggccctggccctggccccggcCCCGCATGAAGCCATCAAGGGAGCCCCGCTCACGGGCTGGGTCTCGGCAGTCACTGTACTGACTGCTAAAGCCACCGTTTCGGTCAGGCCCCAGGTCAAAGTCATAATCGTAGCTATAGCTGGGGCGATAAGGATGGTGCTCGGGGAGGCAAGACCTGGAGTCATAGGACTCGAACGACTGGAAGCGGAAGGAGCTGGAAAGGAAGCATAACCGTCACTATAATCCAGGTACAAGCCCAGGTCTCCTTCACAGCTGGCTTCCCTATATTCAGAACAGCACACCACACCACCACAGAGGTCTCCTCAATGCTGAGAAGGCACAACATATAAACCCCTTGGACATTGCTGAATGAGGTACATGAAACCCTTGGCCACAAGAACAAGACCTACAGGTACCTGACGCAGATAAGAAGTCTAGCACTGGTGTAGTTTAGCTAAGCCCCACCACCCCAGACACAAATAGTCCCACTGTGATGCCTCTGCCCAACTCATCTACTCCACActcaggagggagctgggggaaagcCCTCCCCGGAAGAGGGGGTCCCCACTGTCATCTGCAcaaagctggggctgggggggatCCTCAGGGAAGGGACCAAGTTCATAATCACCTCTCCCGGTCCTGCATGCCCTCCCCACCGCCGCTGCTCCcgcccctgcctccttccttggACATCATGTCCAAACGCTGGTTGATCTTGGCAATGAGGGAGTCGGAATTGTCGGTGCACGGCTCTGGGCCGTAAGAAGCCATGTGCACGGCAGGGCCCCCAGCTCCCAGGCCATCACTGGCCTTGGTGGCCTCCCATGAGGCTGGGCCATAGCTGTAGGTCGCTCCCGTGTTGACACTGGTGTTCTGTGCGCCATAGTAATTGTAGTTTTCATAACCTGCCACAGGGAGGAAGAGCCAAGCCACAAAGTCAGTCTATGGCAGACACATCTGGGGAGAAGCACCCACTACCCACACAGAAGGAAGAGTGTCAAGGAACCAAGTGTCACTGGCATCACCCCACACTGTGCACATCGCCTGCCAAAAGACACCAGGAGAAGGGCAACGATGCAGCCTCAGCAATAAGCGGTAGGTTTTCCATGCCAGATGTGAAGTCTTGCTCCTCATCCAAAGCCAGAGATGGCTGAGAACGCACAAGCGGCAGTGGGGGCTGCTGCTCCCAGAACACAACCACAACCCTGGCCTCCAACAAGTTCTCCTTGAGAATGCCTGGACCTGCCAAGTCTTCAGGAGATCTATGAGCCCAGCTAGAATGGGAGATGGGGATGGGAGGTCCCTGTGTCCCAGCCCTTCTGGGTAGCTGACCAGAGGAACATCTTGCCCACTCACAGACACCCAAAGGGCCTACCTTGCCAGCTGGCCACACCAGTTCCGTAGGCACCttagaggaaacaaaaacagacaagagCTTTGTATACAGAGTGAAGGTACCTGAAATAGCCCCGCTAACCATCCCCTCACTCCACTACACACAGGTCCAGGGCCGCAGGCGGCAATCTGTGGGAGGCACCCCTGGCTGTCCGATAAGGCCAGGAATGGCTGGGGCCCACCAGCTGTAAAACTCATTTCCTGTGTGGAGCACTCAGTTAAGCATAACCAAGACTTCTCTTGCAGGCAAGCCCCGTCTCCCCGAGTAGGACAAGCGGAAAGGACGCCTGCAGCATTCCCAGGAAGTGTCCAGCGTGGGCCACCAGCCAAGAGGCCAGATCCCCTTGGCAGAGCCCTTCAAAAGTGCCAGTTCTCACCAGCAGCTGGAGCTCAGGCACCATCAACACAGACAATGTATCAGTGGAAAATCATGTCCCCGACTCAACTGAGGAAGGGGACATTATGTACCCTAGTGACATGAAGGGCCTCTTCCTTTAAAACTTGGTGATGGGTGAAAAAGTGATTCCACCACCCCCAATGGTGCTAAGGGCAAGTTCCGGGCTCAGAAAACAAGGAGGGCCCTCAGCCCATCCCCTGGAACAAATGCTGGCAAAAAGCAGAAAACTTTGCCACCAGGAAGGACATTTGGGTCCTTCAAGCACAGAGAGCCTCGTGATCTGGATTCCAGAGCAGGGGCGGAAGTCAAGCCCCCACGTCACATCTAGTCCgctgcctgtttttgtacagCCAACAAGCTAAGaatggattttacttttttaaatggttgcagatttaaaaaaaaaaaaaaagagtatttcatGACATGAAATGCATTCTTTGTGTCCTTTATATACTTATCAAAACTCACAGAACCATGCAACCAGTGAGTATAACTGTGGATCATAACTAACAACAGTGTATTGACACTGACTTGTTGCTGAGAATAAATGTTTCCCACTAAtgctaaatattaataataagggAAACTCCTGGGGTGAAAAGTAGCGAGATCATATGGAATCCTGTACTACCTGCTTAATCCCATAAATCTAAAACCgttgaaaaataaagtctattagtcaaaaaaatctttcattaacCCCCTGGCTATTTACTTAGAATAACCCAAATGCCTAAAATAAAGACTATCACACATGAAAATTACATGGTATGCAAATTTCAGCGCTCTTAAGTAAATATCACCAGCACACAGCCACATCTATTTCTCTATAAACATCTCTGTGACTCCTGCATCACAGAGACTGTGTAGCTCCCAGAGCCAAAACAAACTTCACTGTgtagccctttacagaaaaggtcGCTGGATCCGCAGGCTAGCGCCAGTCCCCCTGTCAGCCTCTCCAGATTATAGTTCACGGTGTCTAGGTTTGTTATGATGGTACCTCAGATCAGACCTGCGGGGGTGGAATCTGTGCCTCCCCATAAGGTCTTACCTTGGGTGTTGGCAGGTCCAGTACTCCATGCCCCATAGCCTGCGGAGAGAAGAACTGTGAGTTACGATCCTATTTGTCACGCTAGACAAGAGGTGCTTCTGAGGTGCTCTGAGGAGCCAAAAGTGATCGCCTTTAAGGAGAGTTCCATGTCAGCCTCACGAGGCACCAGAATGCACACTGTCCCTCTAAAAATTCTCCACAGCTGGTTGATTCGCATTACCACACTCCACCTGCCTGAGGTCAAAGCAGAAAAAGAGTTGGGGAGAATAGGCTTTGGGGCCAGCTCTGCAGGCAGCCTGCTGAGGGACCGTGGCCTAAGTCTCAATCCACAACTTAGGAGAACACAGGACAAAATGCCAGCTGGCCTGGTAGGAGGACACAGTTGTGTCCATACCCTGGGGGCGGTTTGGCTCACCAAGCAGCCCTAAGTCCCCCataactgaaaaacaaagttCAGAATTTGGAGACGACAACAGTGCCACTGTAGGCCTCACTTCTTTGTGACTTTGGACCCTCCAATGCTCCCCTGGGCCTTCAAGTCCCAGGGCTTCAGCCTGGCCTAAGGTATCCAGGCAGCACTCCTCTCTGTGGTGGCTTCCCTTGCCCCTG is part of the Mustela nigripes isolate SB6536 chromosome 2, MUSNIG.SB6536, whole genome shotgun sequence genome and encodes:
- the AKAP8 gene encoding A-kinase anchor protein 8; this encodes MEQGYGGYGAWSTGPANTQGAYGTGVASWQGYENYNYYGAQNTSVNTGATYSYGPASWEATKASDGLGAGGPAVHMASYGPEPCTDNSDSLIAKINQRLDMMSKEGGRGGSSGGGEGMQDRESSFRFQSFESYDSRSCLPEHHPYRPSYSYDYDFDLGPDRNGGFSSQYSDCRDPARERGSLDGFMRGRGQGQGRFQDRSNPSTFMRSDPFMPPAAPSEPLSAPWTELNYVGGRGLGGPSPSRPPPSLFSQSVAPDFGVMGMQGAGGYDNSVSYGCGRSQTRMRDRPRRRGFDRCGPDSMGRKRKQFQIYDEPDAKLARADSEGDFSENDDGAADFRSGDEEFRGEDEFFDPGRQRGEKDDEDDEVKKRREKQRRRDRMRDRAADRIQFACSVCKFRSFEDEEIQKHLQSKFHKETLRFISTKLPDKTVEFLQEYIVNRNKKIEKRRQELMDKESTKPKPDPFKGIGQEHFFKKIEAAHCLACDMLIPAQHQLLQRHLHSVDHNHNRRLAAEQFKKTSLHVAKSVLNNRHIVKMLEKYLKGEDPFTSEAVDAEIEGDDNLGGEEKEETPEEVAAEVLAEVITAAVRAVDGEGAPAPGGSDALAQGEGPTDAAQAACGPHSEQLVGVEAPCGVASEKGSAEAEAGGEAAEAGGDMQAAAAEVEDPVRVVTPAPAVAEAEVEQTDADPKDVPPSE